In Maniola hyperantus chromosome 13, iAphHyp1.2, whole genome shotgun sequence, one genomic interval encodes:
- the LOC117987731 gene encoding uncharacterized protein yields the protein MSQNCKTTYTAATTRDANNNTLYHGAATPGYGGRGYTPPSVKSSGNYQQVTAKVLFGSVTAINDLKQQKTGRDERRTH from the exons ATGTCACAGAACTGTAAGACCACATACACGGCGGCAACAACACGTGACGCCAACAACAACACGCTGTACCATGGCGCCGCGACGCCGGGCTACGGCGGGCGGGGCTACACGCCGCCCAGCGTCAAGAGCAGCGGCAACTATCAG CAAGTGACAGCGAAAGTGTTATTCGGCAGCGTCACCGCGATCAATGACCTCAAGCAGCAGAAGACCGGGCGGGACGAGCGGCGGACGCACTAG